Within Vicia villosa cultivar HV-30 ecotype Madison, WI linkage group LG1, Vvil1.0, whole genome shotgun sequence, the genomic segment CTATAGAGAACGTTTGTAGCGTACACACACAAAATTCCTTCAACATGAAATAGTAATTTATCTTGATTAAGAAAAAGATGATAATTTTCCAAATACATCACTTTATAAAAATGTTAAAGTTATTACACTAACTACAATCAATCAAGACCAAGACTGATAAAGGAAAACAACAACTAACTAACTACAATCAATCAAGACCCATAACTCTATGCAAAGATATATGATTCATGTCTTTTATAAGCCATACGTTGGAGAAATAATTGCCGACTTCTTTACATAAGTTATCAACATGGGGTTTGTTCGTTAATTTTGAAACTTCGCAACCAATGTAGTAGATTGCATCTCATCTCCATATTCCACTAAGAAAATTCTGGCCTTCATTTAACCATTCTAACTTCAACGAATACGGGATAATAAAGACAGAGAATTTGTAGCATCACATGCATTGTTTTAATGGAAAGATTCGGAATAAAGAGAATATTGTTCGTTGGTGTAAGAGCCTCAATAACATGAATTTTGCAGCTCCTGGATAACGTATATGGGATAGCTGCATTATAAGAAAAAACATGTAACAGATGCAGAGTAAAAAATATCATGATTATATTTGTTACCAGTTCCAAGCTCTGTATCTACATGACCATGTAGAATCAATTTTAATTACAAGgtaacaaccaataaaagaatgaTTTTGTTAGTACTCCTACGTAGGATTATATCGTAGAATCAATTAGCTGTTCAGTTTTAGAAATAATGTTAGGAATTATTTCCAGATAATTTACAAAATTCAAtgacttatttttattttatttaaagtgATAGATATTTCTCATATTATATTAGTTGCACGGGCATATTTATGTCAGGCAGACTAAATATATTAGTATAAAATATACTATCGGTTCGACTTAACAATACTTTAGTCATAGATAAAAACATCAATTTAAATAAGTCCCTAAGGAAGAAGAATTCATACATTATaatatcatcaccatcatcacacATTGCACAAACAgaatcaaacaaatcatcatctaCTTTTGAGTCTTCATTAGTTTCGGATGTTACTGTCGGTATCATCATCTGTAAAGCCAGATAGTGACAATTCTTCAAATTTCGGAAATCAGTAGTAAAACcaaccataaataaatataaataatatatatgccTAAATAAAATGAATGAAAGGGAGATAATAGACTACATaaatcatttctgataaagaaaatgaaattaaatatgcAACAAATTCTCATAATTAAAGCTGTGAGCAAAAGTTTTTTCCATCATCGCGGTATTTTCATTAATCCCTTAAAACCTTTAGTTGAACAACTTTTTTTAATcatacttaaagagaaaaataatttttagcaaaataacatgaaaaattaaattaaaactctAATAACAAAAATGAGAAATgtgaaaatcaaacaaaactgacaaagaaaaaaaaatttgaagagTACACAAAATACAAATCATTCATTACTTAAATAAATAAGGACTGCAAACTAATTTTCCAAGAGTAAAAAGCTGAGAGAAGAAAAACTGAAGAAATAAAAATTTTAAGAGTACTCGAAATACAAACCACTAATTACTTTTTTGATAAAAAACCATTGATTACTTAAATATGTTATAATTGCAATCAATATTTCAAGAGTATAATGCAGAGAGATGGAAAACGTGGAAAATATCGAAAGAAATAAAGTTTAACCAATCAATACTGCAATACAGCAATCAATATTACAAGCACCAAGAGAATAAAGTTTAACCCatccttattttaaaaaaataaataatctcaTTGCTGAATCTGGGCCTTGGAAACCAAGAGAATAAGCCAAAAACATCCACAGAGGGTttacaaaaacaactaattaaaaTCTTCTTTTTATCAACCAACACATGAACATAGGCACCATCTTCATGGCAACTAATTTAACTTATTACAAAAGCTAACTACTAAAACTAAAACTCATTGCAAACACAACAGAAacacaatttaaataaaaaaatcaaccaCCATTTCaatgattaaatttaaacaagggattggggaataaaaagaaaaaaaaatggtttCCTATTTCAACACCACAAtatatttgagaaaaaaaatacATACCTTACACCGAGCAAGTACAACATCTATTCTAGTAGCTTCACCAACAAAAGACATGTGATCCAGTAAATCCTTGTGTGAAGATTTAAACCCATAAGAGCTACAAAAAACATTCAGTAAAAAACCATCACAAAATGCACTTTTCACTTAAGCCATCACTCATTACCTTACAAAaatgaaaaatcaagaaaaatacctCAAATCTCTATTCTTACACaagtttctcaaaaaaaaatcaatagaaAATCAAGGTTTTGTCTTAACACAATCAAGAAATCAAAGTgtaattaaaacaattttaacaGTGTCCTGAAAGCTTTTATGCAGCTTCTGAAGCTTAATCCACCTTCCATCCTTTGGTAGAAATAGCACCTCATGTTTCAAACCAAACAGATCAAACTTCCAAGTGAAACCTACATGAAAAT encodes:
- the LOC131644509 gene encoding uncharacterized protein LOC131644509 isoform X4, whose translation is MSSILFSSSYGFKSSHKDLLDHMSFVGEATRIDVVLARCKLSHIRYPGAAKFMLLRLLHQRTIFSLFRIFPLKQCM
- the LOC131644509 gene encoding protein ENHANCED DOWNY MILDEW 2-like isoform X3 — protein: MSSILFSSSYGFKSSHKDLLDHMSFVGEATRIDVVLARCKMMIPTVTSETNEDSKVDDDLFDSVCAMCDDGDDIIIYPIYVIQELQNSCY
- the LOC131644509 gene encoding protein ENHANCED DOWNY MILDEW 2-like isoform X1, translated to MSSILFSSSYGFKSSHKDLLDHMSFVGEATRIDVVLARCKMMIPTVTSETNEDSKVDDDLFDSVCAMCDDGDDIIMYEFFFLRDLFKLMFLSMTKVLLSRTDSIFYTNIFSLPDINMPVQLI
- the LOC131644509 gene encoding protein ENHANCED DOWNY MILDEW 2-like isoform X2 gives rise to the protein MSSILFSSSYGFKSSHKDLLDHMSFVGEATRIDVVLARCKMMIPTVTSETNEDSKVDDDLFDSVCAMCDDGDDIIMSGVFKTTLIGLCCVLHDAKLQGLWIMKNFEA